From the Daucus carota subsp. sativus chromosome 8, DH1 v3.0, whole genome shotgun sequence genome, one window contains:
- the LOC108199095 gene encoding casein kinase 1-like protein 10 isoform X1: MEQVVVGGKFKLGRKIGSGSFGELYLGVNVQSGEEVAVKLEPAKTKHPQLHYESKLYMYLHGGAGVPNLKWYGVEGEYNAMVIDLLGPSLEDLFNYCNRKLMLKTVLMLADQLITRVEYMHSRGFLHRDIKPDNFLMGLGRKANQVYIIDYGLAKKYRDLQTHKHIPYRENKNLTGTARYASVNTHLGVEQSRRDDLESLGYVLMYFLRGSLPWQGLKAGTKKQKYDRISEKKIQTSIEVLCKSYPSEFMSYFHYCRSLRFDDKPDYSYLKRLFRDLFIREGYQFDYVFDWTILKYPQIGSSSRGQQSAGKLALNPGPSADKAEKTPVRREMRDRFSGAVEAFTRRNGSPAVVHGDPPRHRSTENVPLSKQVDTERGRVSRASSASKRVVVSSSRPSSSAEFVENRSNRLSSGGGRLSTTQRVQPGFESKSSSFTRTATSRGGRDDALRSFELLTIGSGKRK; the protein is encoded by the exons ATGGAGCAAGTAGTAGTCGGTGGGAAGTTTAAGCTTGGGAGAAAGATTGGGAGTGGATCATTTGGAGAGCTTTATTTGG GTGTGAATGTACAAAGCGGAGAAGAAGTTGCTGTTAAGCTG GAACCAGCTAAGACTAAACATCCCCAGCTGCACTATGAATCAAAGTTATACATGTATCTTCATGGAGGAG CTGGTGTTCCTAATCTCAAGTGGTATGGAGTTGAGGGAGAATACAATGCTATGGTTATCGACCTTCTTGGGCCAAGCTTGGAAGATTTGTTCAACTATTGTAATCGAAAGTTAATGCTGAAAACCGTTTTGATGCTTGCAGACCAATTA ATCACTAGAGTTGAATATATGCACTCAAGAGGTTTTCTGCACCGTGATATAAAGCCTGATAACTTCTTAATGGGTCTAGGGCGCAAAGCAAATCAG GTTTACATCATTGACTATGGCCTTGCAAAAAAGTATAGGGATCTTCAAACACACAAGCATATACCATACAG GGAAAACAAAAATCTGACTGGAACAGCTCGTTATGCAAGTGTCAACACCCATCTTGGAGTTG AGCAAAGCAGGAGAGATGATCTGGAATCTTTAGGTTATGTTCTTATGTATTTTCTAAGGGGAAG CCTACCCTGGCAGGGTCTGAAAGCTGGCACTAAAAAGCAGAAGTATGACAGAATAAGTGAGAAGAAGATACAAACTTCCATAGAG GTTCTTTGCAAATCTTATCCATCAGAATTTATGTCATACTTCCATTACTGTCGCTCACTGCGGTTTGACGACAAGCCAGATTATTCATACCTGAAAAGGCTTTTCAGGGATCTTTTTATCAGAGAAG GTTATCAATTTGACTATGTATTTGATTGGACTATTTTGAAGTATCCACAGATTGGCTCTAGTTCAAGAGGACAG CAGTCAGCAGGAAAGTTGGCTCTAAATCCGGGTCCATCTGCAGACAAAGCAGAAAAAACGCCAG TAAGACGGGAGATGAGAGATAGGTTCTCAGGTGCAGTTGAAGCATTCACTAGAAGAAATGGTTCTCCTGCTGTTGTTCATGGAGATCCCCCCAGGCACAGATCGACAGAGAATGTACCTTTGTCAAAG CAAGTTGACACAGAAAGAGGCCGGGTTTCTAGAGCCAGTAGTGCTTCGAAAAGGGTGGTTGTATCTAGCAGCCGGCCAAGCTCCTCAGCTGAATTTGTGGAGAACAGGTCAAACCGGCTGAGTTCAGGAGGCGGTCGTTTATCCACCACTCAAAGGGTCCAGCCTGGTTTTGAGTCCAAATCATCTTCATTCACTCGCACTGCAACGTCGAGAGGTGGCCGTGATGATGCTCTTAGAAGCTTTGAGCTGCTTACCATTGGCTCAGGAAAGAGAAAATGA
- the LOC108199093 gene encoding probable methyltransferase PMT3: MRGRSDGSQKKRLLTSLGVVAIILLCMYLYFGSRSDGESALEYGSRSLKKFGSSYLGGDEDTDLGNKLDESSIKLGLDDGEDGVVPKSFPVCDDRHSELIPCLDRNLIYQTRLKLDLSLMEHYERHCPNPERRFNCLIPPPPGYKVPIKWPVSRDKVWQANIPHTHLAHEKSDQNWMVVQGDKIVFPGGGTHFHYGADKYIKSLANMLNFSADEINNEGRLRTVLDIGCGVASFGGYLLQHDVLTMSVAPNDVHQNQIQFALERGIPAYLGVLGTQRLPYPSRSFELAHCSRCRIDWLQRGGILLLELDRLLRPGGYFAYSSPEAYAQDEEDLRIWREMSTLVERMCWKIAAKQNQTVIWVKPLNNNCYMDREPGTQPPLCKSDEDPDATWGVKMETCITPYSDHDHRTGGSGLAPWPARLTAPPPRLADFGYSNDMFEKDTEIWQHRVENYWNLLSPKISTDTIRNVMDMKANMGSFGAALKNKDVWVMNIISEEGPNTLKLVCDRGLIGSIHNWCEAYSTYPRTYDLLHAWTVFSDIEKKGCSGEDLLIEMDRIVRPTGFIIIRDKQHVIDFVKKYLTALHWEAVTTADTSTEVDQDGDDIVFIVQKKLWLTTESLRTTE; encoded by the exons atgagGGGAAGATCAGATGGATCGCAAAAGAAGCGGTTGCTTACTTCTTTAGGTGTGGTGGCAATCATTCTTCTttgtatgtatttatattttggcTCTCGGAGCGATGGTGAGTCGGCTTTAGAATATGGTAGCCGctctttaaagaaatttggaTCGTCTTATTTGGGTGGTGATGAAGATACTGATCTTGGCAACAAGCTAGATGAATCTTCTATCAAGTTGGGGTTGGATGATGGAGAAGATGGTGTTGTACCAAAGAGCTTTCCT GTTTGTGACGATCGACATTCAGAGCTGATTCCCTGTCTTGATAGGAATCTTATATACCAGACAAGACTCAAGTTGGATCTTTCTCTAATGGAGCACTATGAGAGACATTGTCCTAATCCTGAAAGGCGTTTTAATTGCTTAATTCCCCCTCCCCCAGGGTATAAG GTCCCGATTAAGTGGCCAGTAAGTAGGGACAAGGTGTGGCAAGCAAACATACCTCACACTCACCTTGCACATGAGAAATCTGATCAGAACTGGATGGTTGTTCAAGGTGATAAGATAGTATTTCCTGGAGGAGGCACTCATTTTCATTATGGAGCTGATAAGTACATCAAATCACTAGCTAAT ATGCTCAACTTTTCAGCCGATGAAATTAACAATGAGGGAAGACTACGAACAGTTTTGGATATTGGTTGTGGTGTTGCAAGCTTTGGGGGCTATCTTTTACAACACGATGTACTAACTATGTCTGTTGCACCTAATGATGTGCATCAGAATCAAATTCAATTTGCTCTGGAAAGAGGAATTCCTGCATATCTCGGTGTTTTAGGAACACAGAGGCTTCCATACCCTAGTAGATCCTTTGAACTTGCCCACTGTTCTCGCTGTAGAATAGATTGGCTGCAAAGGGGTGGGATTCTTCTACTTGAATTAGATAGGTTGCTCAGACCTGGAGGCTATTTTGCATACTCTTCGCCTGAAGCATATGCACAAGATGAAGAGGATCTTAGAATATGGAGAGAGATGAGTACACTAGTGGAGCGAATGTGTTGGAAAATAGCTGCAAAACAGAATCAGACTGTCATATGGGTAAAGCCTTTAAATAACAACTGTTATATGGACAGAGAGCCTGGAACACAACCCCCTCTTTGCAAATCCGATGAAGATCCTGATGCAACCTGGGGGGTAAAAATGGAAACGTGTATCACCCCATACTCTGACC ATGATCATAGAACTGGAGGAAGTGGACTGGCACCCTGGCCAGCACGTTTAACTGCTCCACCACCACGTCTTGCTGACTTCGGCTATTCAAATGATATGTTTGAAAAGGACACG GAAATTTGGCAGCATAGGGTTGAGAATTACTGGAATCTATTGAGTCCAAAGATTTCAACCGACACAATTCGGAATGTGATGGACATGAAGGCAAACATGGGTTCATTCGGAGCTGCTTTGAAGAACAAGGATGTGTGGGTGATGAATATCATCTCTGAAGAGGGACCAAACACTCTTAAGTTGGTCTGTGATAGAGGCCTGATCGGTTCAATTCATAATTG GTGTGAAGCCTACTCAACATACCCCAGAACTTATGACCTTCTCCATGCCTGGACTGTGTTTTCTGACATTGAGAAGAAAGGCTGTAGTGGCGAAGATCTTCTAATTGAGATGGATCGCATCGTCAGGCCAACTGGTTTTATAATTATCAGGGATAAACAGCATGTTATTGATTTTGTTAAGAAGTATCTTACAGCATTGCACTGGGAAGCAGTGACAACTGCAGATACCTCTACAGAGGTGGACCAAGACGGAGATGACATTGTATTTATTGTCCAGAAGAAATTGTGGCTCACAACCGAGAGCCTTCGAACTACAGAGTAA
- the LOC108199095 gene encoding casein kinase 1-like protein 10 isoform X2, translating to MEQVVVGGKFKLGRKIGSGSFGELYLGVNVQSGEEVAVKLEPAKTKHPQLHYESKLYMYLHGGAGVPNLKWYGVEGEYNAMVIDLLGPSLEDLFNYCNRKLMLKTVLMLADQLITRVEYMHSRGFLHRDIKPDNFLMGLGRKANQVYIIDYGLAKKYRDLQTHKHIPYRENKNLTGTARYASVNTHLGVEQSRRDDLESLGYVLMYFLRGSLPWQGLKAGTKKQKYDRISEKKIQTSIEVLCKSYPSEFMSYFHYCRSLRFDDKPDYSYLKRLFRDLFIREGYQFDYVFDWTILKYPQIGSSSRGQSAGKLALNPGPSADKAEKTPVRREMRDRFSGAVEAFTRRNGSPAVVHGDPPRHRSTENVPLSKQVDTERGRVSRASSASKRVVVSSSRPSSSAEFVENRSNRLSSGGGRLSTTQRVQPGFESKSSSFTRTATSRGGRDDALRSFELLTIGSGKRK from the exons ATGGAGCAAGTAGTAGTCGGTGGGAAGTTTAAGCTTGGGAGAAAGATTGGGAGTGGATCATTTGGAGAGCTTTATTTGG GTGTGAATGTACAAAGCGGAGAAGAAGTTGCTGTTAAGCTG GAACCAGCTAAGACTAAACATCCCCAGCTGCACTATGAATCAAAGTTATACATGTATCTTCATGGAGGAG CTGGTGTTCCTAATCTCAAGTGGTATGGAGTTGAGGGAGAATACAATGCTATGGTTATCGACCTTCTTGGGCCAAGCTTGGAAGATTTGTTCAACTATTGTAATCGAAAGTTAATGCTGAAAACCGTTTTGATGCTTGCAGACCAATTA ATCACTAGAGTTGAATATATGCACTCAAGAGGTTTTCTGCACCGTGATATAAAGCCTGATAACTTCTTAATGGGTCTAGGGCGCAAAGCAAATCAG GTTTACATCATTGACTATGGCCTTGCAAAAAAGTATAGGGATCTTCAAACACACAAGCATATACCATACAG GGAAAACAAAAATCTGACTGGAACAGCTCGTTATGCAAGTGTCAACACCCATCTTGGAGTTG AGCAAAGCAGGAGAGATGATCTGGAATCTTTAGGTTATGTTCTTATGTATTTTCTAAGGGGAAG CCTACCCTGGCAGGGTCTGAAAGCTGGCACTAAAAAGCAGAAGTATGACAGAATAAGTGAGAAGAAGATACAAACTTCCATAGAG GTTCTTTGCAAATCTTATCCATCAGAATTTATGTCATACTTCCATTACTGTCGCTCACTGCGGTTTGACGACAAGCCAGATTATTCATACCTGAAAAGGCTTTTCAGGGATCTTTTTATCAGAGAAG GTTATCAATTTGACTATGTATTTGATTGGACTATTTTGAAGTATCCACAGATTGGCTCTAGTTCAAGAGGACAG TCAGCAGGAAAGTTGGCTCTAAATCCGGGTCCATCTGCAGACAAAGCAGAAAAAACGCCAG TAAGACGGGAGATGAGAGATAGGTTCTCAGGTGCAGTTGAAGCATTCACTAGAAGAAATGGTTCTCCTGCTGTTGTTCATGGAGATCCCCCCAGGCACAGATCGACAGAGAATGTACCTTTGTCAAAG CAAGTTGACACAGAAAGAGGCCGGGTTTCTAGAGCCAGTAGTGCTTCGAAAAGGGTGGTTGTATCTAGCAGCCGGCCAAGCTCCTCAGCTGAATTTGTGGAGAACAGGTCAAACCGGCTGAGTTCAGGAGGCGGTCGTTTATCCACCACTCAAAGGGTCCAGCCTGGTTTTGAGTCCAAATCATCTTCATTCACTCGCACTGCAACGTCGAGAGGTGGCCGTGATGATGCTCTTAGAAGCTTTGAGCTGCTTACCATTGGCTCAGGAAAGAGAAAATGA